AGTCGAGAGAAactttttccacagtcagagcaggagtaaggcttctctcccgtATGTACATGTTTATGTGTTTTTAAGTGGCCCAGTCGAGAGAAactttttccacagtcagagcaggagtaaggcttctctcctgtgtgtatacgttcATGTCGTTTTAAGTTGCACAGTAGAGAGAAACTCGCCttacagtcagagcaggagtaaagcttctctcctgtgtgtctaCGTTCATGTCGTTTTAAGTTGCGCAGTAGAGAGAAACTCACCTTACAGTCAGAGCAgatgtaaggcttctctcctgtgtgtgttctttgaTGAACTTTTAGCCTAGTTGATGTTGTGAAGCACTttacacagtcagagcaggagaacagcttctctcctgtgtgcacTCTCTGATGAACTCTCAGAGCCTTGGATGTTGTGAAATTCTTCCCACCGTCAGTATAGGAATACcgattctctcctgtgtgtatttttagGTGTACTTTCAGCTTTGATAGAAATGGGAAAATCTCCTCACAATGTGGGCAGGGGTGAGACCTCTTAGCTCTGTGATcttcctgctgttgctctctagatgtagagaatgtctcaacattgtctcctgtgtgaacaacatcaGAAGAACCAGTCAGTTGGTGTGATATACATGTCAATCACATGTATTTTATGTAGCCCTTATTACATCAGAAGTtgtcaaagtgctttacagaaacccagcctcaatccccaaagagcaagcaacgCAGATGTAGAAACAAAGTGGCCACGAACCAGGCTCAAATGGGTGGCCAgtactcttctggctgtaccgggagACATACATGTTCATATCAGTAGACAGCACAATAGAAAGGGGAACAGAACTATTCTAAAACTGGGTAAAAGCCATATCATCCTCCACTTACTATCAAAGGGTTAGtgaccaggctgtatcacatctggccatgattgggagtcctatagggtggcgcacaattggaccagcgttgtccgggtttggccgggggtaggccgtcaatgtaactaataatttgttcttaactgacttgcctagcctTTTTTTTAAAGACTCATTTCATAGAACTTTAAAACACTGGCAGATTGTCTACTTCACCACTTAGGTGTACTACTCTTTGAGCACTCCAGATAtcccagtgaataaaacaaatgctGACAATACTGGTGTCAAACCATGCAAGTAGAAGTAGCATGAAGTAACATTACCTTCTCATTGAAACAGTTAATCATGAAACAGTTCTGCAACTTTTCATACACAGTGGGAAATTGGAATGAACAACATAGTTAGATAGAACCTGCTCTTACCATGAGAAACAGGTTTCCCAATCTTCTCCTCCacttcttcatctttaatgttgacattcagctcctgtgtttgactgcagtcttccagcttcactgatgccatctctggatcctgcagtgcaaactgggctccactgtcacaatcaggacccagtgactgtaggtttggactcagtgtggaaggagagaggcaggctgggtttgtcGTCACTGTTGATGTTACCGGCCTCAGACTTAATTCTAGTCGTCCTGTAGTAACAATGAGAAACAGACAAAAAGTTATTGTCTTGACAGTTCCGGCACTCTCTATTAAAATATATTCGATTTTTTCTTGTGCAATTATCTaattcagtgcttgacttggactgaaatagtttGATACTCATTTTAGGTGGCggggtactgtttatatttagatgcaggagctccacaatactgtagagctaatattctataagaggaacatgagctcaagcagtagaacattgaggtgctggtactcagctcctgGTACTCAGCTCCAGTGAGCTCCTGTCCATCTCATTTCAATAGATCAGGTAGGTAAGCATTGACAACAAAACAAGAATTCATTCAAATTAGACAAAGTACACGCTACACAACGTAACTAAACTTAACCCATAGTAGATTTCTTGGATTTACATaaattaataattaataataaacaACTCAAAAACCATTCAGTACAAGGTTGCAGTATGTTTTAGGCAGCACTATGTACTATTTTTCCTGAATAACCCTGTCTTCACTGTATTATTTATATCAAAAACCAATATTAACATttatagacagagatagaaactGAATGTGTCTGAATATTAGTACACATGTAGGA
The DNA window shown above is from Oncorhynchus gorbuscha isolate QuinsamMale2020 ecotype Even-year unplaced genomic scaffold, OgorEven_v1.0 Un_scaffold_8733, whole genome shotgun sequence and carries:
- the LOC124029998 gene encoding zinc finger protein 883-like isoform X2 is translated as MRSVTSTVRTNPACLSPSTLSRNLQSLGPDCDSGAQFALQDPEMASVKLEDCSQTLELNVNIKDEEEEEKIGTSVSHGLELSLRPVTSTVTTNPACLSPSTLSPNLQSLGPDCDSGAQFALQDPEMASVKLEDCSQTQELNVNIKDEEVEEKIGKPVSHGDNVETFSTSREQQQEDHRAKRSHPCPHCEEIFPFLSKLKVHLKIHTGENRYSYTDGGKNFTTSKALRVHQRVHTGEKLFSCSDCVKCFTTSTRLKVHQRTHTGEKPYICSDCKVSFSLLRNLKRHERRHTGEKLYSCSDCKASFSLLCNLKRHERIHTGEKPYSCSDCGKSFSRLGHLKTHKHVHTGEKPYSCSDCGKSFSRLGHLKTHKHIHTGEKPYSCSDCVKCFTTSAELKVHQRTHTGEKPYSCSDCIKCFTTSTRLKVHQRTHTGEKPYICSDCAASFSVLCHLKRHESIHTGEKPYSCSDCAASFSLLCNLKRHQRVHTGEKPYHCTDCEKRFYRLGHLKRHQCIHKGEKFSQTS
- the LOC124029998 gene encoding zinc finger protein 883-like isoform X1 yields the protein MRSVTSTVRTNPACLSPSTLSRNLQSLGPDCDSGAQFALQDPEMASVKLEDCSQTLELNVNIKDEEEEEKIGTSVSHGRLELSLRPVTSTVTTNPACLSPSTLSPNLQSLGPDCDSGAQFALQDPEMASVKLEDCSQTQELNVNIKDEEVEEKIGKPVSHGDNVETFSTSREQQQEDHRAKRSHPCPHCEEIFPFLSKLKVHLKIHTGENRYSYTDGGKNFTTSKALRVHQRVHTGEKLFSCSDCVKCFTTSTRLKVHQRTHTGEKPYICSDCKVSFSLLRNLKRHERRHTGEKLYSCSDCKASFSLLCNLKRHERIHTGEKPYSCSDCGKSFSRLGHLKTHKHVHTGEKPYSCSDCGKSFSRLGHLKTHKHIHTGEKPYSCSDCVKCFTTSAELKVHQRTHTGEKPYSCSDCIKCFTTSTRLKVHQRTHTGEKPYICSDCAASFSVLCHLKRHESIHTGEKPYSCSDCAASFSLLCNLKRHQRVHTGEKPYHCTDCEKRFYRLGHLKRHQCIHKGEKFSQTS